Proteins encoded by one window of Cylindrospermum stagnale PCC 7417:
- a CDS encoding DUF1361 domain-containing protein → MKEELIELIARVVQVLRINMNWMTWNLFLAFIPLVLSVWLFRIRRNRSWLWWLGFLVFYAFLPNAPYLLTDVIHLIDDIRQIQSVWVITLVLIPVYLLVILAGFEAYVISLINWGYYLHRIGKSQWILWMELITHALSAVGIYWGRFLRFNSWDFITQPDAVLTKGVEEILGKQPLVIIAVTFVVLASLYWIMKRVTLGFVRQPQNGIGINSQQANPHTPNAG, encoded by the coding sequence ATGAAAGAAGAATTGATTGAACTCATAGCCAGAGTTGTGCAGGTCTTGCGAATTAATATGAATTGGATGACCTGGAATCTATTTCTGGCTTTTATACCTTTAGTTTTGAGTGTTTGGCTGTTTCGCATCAGACGCAACCGCTCTTGGCTTTGGTGGCTAGGATTCCTAGTTTTCTACGCTTTTTTACCAAATGCACCTTATTTGTTGACTGATGTAATCCACCTGATAGACGACATTCGCCAAATCCAATCTGTGTGGGTGATTACCTTAGTGCTAATTCCTGTCTATCTGCTAGTAATTCTGGCAGGATTTGAAGCTTACGTCATATCTTTAATAAATTGGGGTTACTACTTACACCGCATCGGCAAAAGCCAATGGATTTTATGGATGGAGTTAATTACCCATGCTCTTTCTGCTGTAGGTATTTATTGGGGGCGGTTTTTACGTTTTAATAGTTGGGATTTTATTACTCAACCAGATGCCGTGCTGACTAAAGGTGTCGAGGAAATTCTTGGTAAACAACCTTTGGTAATTATCGCTGTCACCTTTGTCGTCCTTGCCAGTTTGTACTGGATTATGAAACGAGTGACTTTGGGTTTTGTGAGACAACCACAGAATGGTATAGGTATTAATTCACAGCAAGCTAATCCACACACCCCGAACGCTGGATAA
- a CDS encoding sulfite oxidase — MSDKNLFDQEDYLKARVDEYIWQKSKDAGISRQRFLQILATMVGATAIGELARPAPAHSGAMSNVTSGFKPKNSNIRKPPPPGYISHSKGTLEMNWEAMYKRGYIVPNDWFYVHNRNAPPPFDPSTWRLRIEGTGVSAPREFTYDEIVTMPSISVTCAIECAANGRRFFEDAYNTPLSGTRWRLGAIGVAEWTGVPLSILFERVGLKSTARDVLVEGADLDSLDSKGTKKSKFSSVVPITKALADNSLLVYAMNGEPLPPDHGQPCRVLFPGWAGNANVKWIERIEVSQTPIYTQWVMEQMVLTGADYPAISPYKGKLITYQNVKSAFELAWPATLSAGNYLLRGRSWSGKGKIVQVEVSLDGGKTWQFARLREPNFPFAWVRWDIEWDVVPGEYFIQARATDNLGNTQPSISPWNDFGLLYGGVVSHPVKVQG; from the coding sequence TTGAGCGATAAAAACCTTTTTGATCAGGAGGATTACCTAAAGGCACGAGTTGATGAGTATATTTGGCAAAAAAGCAAAGATGCGGGTATTTCTCGCCAGCGCTTTCTGCAAATACTAGCCACTATGGTTGGAGCAACAGCTATTGGGGAGTTAGCTAGACCAGCACCGGCTCACAGCGGGGCAATGTCAAATGTGACTTCTGGCTTTAAACCCAAGAACAGCAACATACGTAAGCCACCGCCACCAGGGTATATCTCTCATAGCAAAGGCACATTAGAAATGAACTGGGAAGCGATGTATAAGCGTGGCTACATAGTGCCAAACGATTGGTTCTATGTTCACAACCGCAATGCACCGCCCCCTTTTGACCCATCTACTTGGCGTTTGCGGATTGAGGGAACTGGCGTTTCTGCCCCACGTGAATTTACTTACGATGAAATCGTTACCATGCCATCAATCTCAGTCACTTGCGCCATTGAGTGTGCTGCCAATGGTCGGCGCTTCTTTGAAGACGCTTACAACACACCACTTTCTGGAACGCGGTGGAGGTTAGGTGCTATTGGCGTAGCTGAGTGGACTGGTGTACCACTGAGCATATTGTTTGAGCGAGTTGGACTTAAATCTACTGCCAGAGATGTACTAGTTGAGGGAGCAGATTTAGATTCGCTGGACTCAAAGGGGACGAAGAAGTCCAAGTTTAGCAGTGTTGTTCCTATTACAAAGGCATTAGCAGATAACTCGCTCCTCGTCTACGCCATGAACGGAGAACCACTGCCTCCAGATCACGGTCAACCATGTCGTGTTTTATTTCCCGGTTGGGCAGGAAATGCCAATGTTAAGTGGATTGAACGGATTGAGGTTTCCCAAACACCGATATATACCCAGTGGGTAATGGAGCAGATGGTGCTGACTGGTGCTGATTACCCAGCTATTTCTCCGTATAAAGGCAAGCTGATTACATACCAAAATGTTAAGAGCGCCTTTGAATTGGCTTGGCCAGCTACGCTTTCTGCTGGAAACTACCTACTGCGCGGACGTTCTTGGTCTGGGAAAGGAAAGATTGTGCAAGTGGAAGTCAGCTTAGATGGCGGCAAAACCTGGCAATTTGCCCGATTGAGAGAACCAAATTTTCCCTTTGCATGGGTGAGGTGGGACATTGAATGGGATGTAGTGCCTGGGGAGTATTTTATCCAAGCTCGTGCTACTGACAACTTGGGCAACACACAACCGAGTATCTCTCCGTGGAATGATTTTGGATTGCTGTACGGAGGCGTTGTTAGTCATCCGGTGAAGGTACAAGGTTAG
- a CDS encoding response regulator, whose product MAFDAKVNILLVDDHSENLLALEAILQSLGQNLVRATSGAQALRCLLSQDFAVILLDVQMPDMDGFETATLIRQRERSHFTPIIFLTAFSTSDSMVFKGYSLGAVDYLFKPLDSEILRSKVAAFVDLFQKTAEVERQAAELMAVNAQLRKSEEQFRSLSACSPVGIFLTDIAGRCTYTNPRYQSILGLNPTESLAADWWQSLYPEDQPQALAEWFICIREGREYSREFRILTPAGILRWVSLRSSPMFSDQGEVVSYVGTIEDISDRQQAEEERTKLIREQAALKEAKAANRMKDEFLATLSHELRTPLNSILGWSKLLRNRKLDPKAITRALETIERNALLQEQLIEDILDVSRIIRGKLYLNLCSINLVSVIEAAVDTVRLQAEAKNILFNFLIVSTDTAKPKTITLQDKEEFTPSVPPSSSSFAVSLAPPSLPFLVSGDPDRLQQVVWNLLTNAIKFTAEGGRVEIKLSAVSHPETQQTAQSYAQIQVSDTGIGIKPDFLAYVFDRFRQADGSTTRTQTGLGLGLAIARHLVELHGGSIHADSPGEGLGATFTVKLPLLNVEDSLPVEESSLTKQTEATLEPNSPKLLHPLPLDNLLVLVVDDDPDTRHFLTIALEESGARVTAVDSVDQALSKIQQYPPDILISDIGMPTEDGYTLIRRLRRLEAEQGSQIPAIALTAYAREEDSTEALAAGFNMYASKPVELTTLINMVTKLVGRNCHVE is encoded by the coding sequence ATGGCATTTGACGCGAAAGTAAACATCCTACTGGTTGATGATCACTCAGAAAATCTGCTGGCTTTAGAGGCGATCCTTCAGAGCCTTGGTCAGAATCTAGTCAGAGCGACGTCGGGTGCCCAAGCTCTGAGATGCCTGCTCAGTCAAGATTTTGCCGTAATTTTACTCGACGTTCAAATGCCAGATATGGATGGATTTGAAACGGCAACCCTAATTCGACAGCGAGAGCGATCGCACTTTACCCCGATAATTTTCTTGACAGCATTCAGTACTAGCGATTCAATGGTGTTTAAAGGGTATTCTCTAGGAGCCGTAGACTACCTGTTCAAGCCACTTGACTCGGAAATATTGCGATCTAAGGTAGCAGCCTTTGTCGATTTGTTTCAGAAAACGGCGGAGGTAGAACGACAAGCAGCTGAACTAATGGCAGTCAATGCCCAACTGAGAAAAAGCGAAGAACAGTTTCGCTCTTTAAGTGCTTGCTCACCTGTGGGAATTTTTTTAACAGATATAGCAGGACGTTGTACTTACACAAATCCTCGCTACCAAAGTATTTTAGGTCTCAATCCTACGGAAAGTTTAGCAGCGGATTGGTGGCAATCACTTTATCCAGAAGACCAACCACAAGCACTTGCCGAGTGGTTTATCTGCATCCGCGAAGGTAGGGAATACTCCCGTGAATTTCGGATACTGACGCCAGCAGGAATTTTGCGTTGGGTAAGTTTACGCTCATCACCGATGTTTTCTGATCAAGGGGAAGTTGTGAGTTATGTGGGCACAATAGAAGACATTAGCGATCGCCAGCAAGCTGAAGAAGAACGCACTAAATTGATCCGTGAGCAAGCAGCACTCAAAGAGGCAAAAGCAGCAAACCGGATGAAGGATGAGTTTTTAGCTACCCTTTCTCACGAACTCCGCACACCCCTAAACTCAATACTAGGTTGGTCTAAACTACTCCGCAATCGCAAATTAGATCCCAAAGCCATTACACGCGCTTTAGAAACAATTGAACGCAATGCACTTTTGCAAGAACAACTTATAGAAGACATTTTGGACGTCTCACGCATTATTCGCGGCAAGTTATATTTGAATCTCTGCTCAATCAACTTAGTCTCTGTGATTGAAGCAGCAGTAGATACTGTCCGGCTTCAAGCTGAAGCTAAAAATATTCTCTTTAATTTTTTAATTGTCTCCACCGACACAGCAAAACCGAAGACAATAACGCTACAAGACAAGGAAGAATTTACTCCTTCGGTACCCCCATCTTCCTCCTCTTTCGCCGTCTCCCTCGCCCCCCCAAGCTTACCTTTTCTCGTCTCAGGTGATCCAGACCGCTTGCAGCAAGTTGTCTGGAATTTACTTACTAATGCCATCAAGTTCACAGCCGAAGGTGGTCGAGTAGAAATTAAGCTATCAGCTGTAAGTCATCCGGAAACACAACAAACAGCCCAAAGCTACGCTCAGATCCAGGTGAGTGATACAGGTATTGGCATCAAACCAGATTTTCTAGCATATGTTTTTGACCGCTTCCGTCAAGCTGATGGCAGCACAACCAGAACTCAAACTGGATTGGGACTAGGGCTAGCGATCGCTCGTCATTTGGTAGAACTGCATGGGGGAAGCATCCATGCAGACAGTCCTGGTGAAGGACTGGGAGCGACATTTACTGTGAAGTTACCCCTTTTAAATGTAGAAGATAGTCTACCCGTTGAAGAGTCTAGCTTGACCAAACAAACAGAGGCAACCTTAGAGCCAAATTCTCCTAAACTCCTCCATCCATTACCCCTTGATAATTTGCTGGTGCTGGTTGTGGATGACGATCCTGATACAAGACATTTCCTCACCATCGCCCTAGAAGAGTCTGGGGCTAGGGTAACGGCGGTTGATTCGGTTGATCAGGCACTCTCAAAAATTCAACAATACCCGCCAGATATATTAATTAGTGATATTGGCATGCCCACAGAAGATGGTTATACATTGATCCGCAGACTGAGACGCCTCGAAGCAGAACAAGGAAGCCAGATTCCAGCTATTGCCTTAACGGCCTATGCCAGAGAGGAAGATTCCACAGAAGCGCTAGCCGCAGGCTTTAATATGTATGCCTCTAAGCCAGTTGAATTAACGACATTGATTAATATGGTAACAAAACTGGTGGGACGAAATTGCCATGTAGAGTAA
- a CDS encoding sulfite exporter TauE/SafE family protein — protein sequence MTDFGWLILVTGGLISGVIAGLLGIGGGIITIPLLVTLGYTPVQAIATSSLAIVITSISGSLQNWWMGYFDFKRVIYLGIPAFLTTGIGVYFANKIPPHIILFTFGLILLANIYLIDLRKQLAFKEEDNTAPAFNPLLAKLGTGGAAGILAGLFGLGGGTIMVPLQILLLGEEIKVAIQTSLGVIVITALAACTGHTLEGNILFSQGIVLGCGGLFGVQISARTLPKLADSVISLVLRIFLGILSIYIFWEAWINYQSSI from the coding sequence ATGACTGATTTTGGTTGGTTGATTTTAGTGACTGGGGGTCTAATATCTGGAGTCATAGCGGGACTTTTAGGAATAGGTGGCGGTATAATCACAATTCCTCTTTTAGTCACACTAGGTTACACACCTGTTCAAGCGATCGCTACTAGTAGCCTAGCTATTGTGATTACTTCAATTTCCGGAAGTTTACAGAATTGGTGGATGGGCTATTTTGACTTTAAACGAGTAATTTATTTAGGAATTCCAGCTTTCTTGACTACTGGAATAGGAGTCTATTTCGCCAATAAAATCCCCCCCCACATCATACTATTTACATTTGGACTAATACTACTCGCTAATATTTATTTGATAGACCTTCGCAAGCAACTGGCTTTTAAAGAAGAAGATAATACAGCACCAGCATTTAACCCATTGCTTGCTAAACTTGGCACTGGGGGAGCAGCAGGAATTTTAGCAGGCTTGTTTGGCTTAGGTGGGGGTACGATTATGGTGCCGCTGCAAATACTATTACTGGGAGAAGAAATTAAAGTAGCAATCCAGACAAGTCTAGGTGTGATTGTCATTACTGCGCTAGCTGCCTGCACAGGACATACATTAGAGGGAAATATTCTGTTTTCTCAAGGTATAGTTTTGGGATGTGGAGGTCTTTTTGGCGTTCAGATAAGTGCTCGCACATTGCCAAAACTAGCAGATTCTGTTATTAGCCTTGTGCTTCGCATTTTCTTAGGTATACTATCAATCTATATCTTTTGGGAAGCCTGGATAAATTATCAAAGCTCAATATAG